A region from the Candidatus Zixiibacteriota bacterium genome encodes:
- the dnaJ gene encoding molecular chaperone DnaJ, with protein MEKRDFYEVLEIPRDASENDIKKAYRRKALEFHPDKNPGDKTAEDKFKEATEAYEVLKDQQKRRIYDQYGYQGLSSGGFGGANGFGFDLSDALRAFMRDFGGGFGFESIFGDANARGHRRGPQKGRDLQVKLELTLEEIASGVEKSIKVKHLVTCDRCNGTGRERGTSEKPCPRCNGSGQQKTVSRSLFGQFVNVTVCPYCNGTGSIIEKPCLECAGNGRVKGQSTIKVKIPPGVSSGNYIPVRNAGDAGPRGGVSGDLLVVIEEKEHPIFTRHNDDIFIEQGISFCQAALGDQIEIASLDGKISLKIPAGVQSGKIFRLKGKGITHLNGYGRGDQLIRVLVITPTKLSSDERELFKQLTKHQKAHPLRTDKSFFEKLRDTLGV; from the coding sequence ATGGAAAAAAGAGACTTTTACGAAGTGTTGGAAATCCCCAGGGATGCCAGCGAAAATGATATAAAAAAAGCTTACCGCCGCAAAGCGCTTGAATTCCATCCCGACAAGAACCCCGGCGACAAAACCGCCGAGGATAAATTCAAGGAAGCGACGGAAGCTTATGAGGTGTTAAAAGACCAGCAAAAACGTCGTATTTATGACCAATATGGTTATCAGGGATTATCAAGCGGCGGTTTTGGGGGAGCCAATGGCTTCGGGTTTGATTTAAGCGATGCTTTGCGGGCATTCATGAGAGACTTTGGCGGCGGTTTCGGGTTTGAAAGCATCTTTGGTGATGCCAATGCCAGAGGTCATCGCCGCGGCCCTCAAAAAGGCCGCGACCTTCAGGTAAAGTTGGAATTAACCTTAGAGGAAATAGCCTCGGGCGTAGAAAAATCGATTAAGGTTAAACATCTGGTAACTTGCGATCGCTGTAATGGTACCGGGCGTGAAAGAGGAACCAGCGAAAAACCGTGTCCTCGATGCAATGGCAGCGGCCAGCAGAAAACAGTATCCCGCTCATTGTTCGGCCAGTTTGTTAATGTTACTGTTTGCCCCTATTGCAATGGCACAGGCAGTATCATCGAAAAACCATGCCTTGAGTGCGCCGGTAATGGCCGGGTTAAAGGGCAATCTACTATCAAAGTTAAAATTCCGCCGGGAGTTTCTTCAGGGAATTACATTCCTGTTAGAAATGCCGGTGATGCCGGTCCGCGTGGAGGTGTATCGGGCGATTTGCTTGTAGTAATCGAGGAAAAGGAACACCCTATTTTTACCCGTCATAACGATGACATCTTTATTGAACAGGGAATAAGTTTCTGTCAAGCCGCGCTTGGCGACCAGATTGAGATTGCCTCTCTCGATGGCAAAATCAGTTTAAAAATCCCAGCTGGCGTTCAATCCGGTAAAATTTTTCGACTTAAAGGAAAAGGGATAACTCATCTAAACGGCTATGGCAGAGGTGATCAATTAATAAGAGTTCTTGTTATTACGCCTACCAAACTATCCTCTGATGAGCGGGAATTGTTTAAACAATTGACTAAGCATCAAAAAGCCCATCCGCTCAGAACTGATAAATCTTTCTTTGAGAAACTGCGCGATACCCTTGGTGTATAA